The following proteins come from a genomic window of Rattus norvegicus strain BN/NHsdMcwi chromosome 8, GRCr8, whole genome shotgun sequence:
- the Pate6l gene encoding rCG22807-like precursor encodes MENLLKLCLFLLCFETGFPVQCVKCNSYKNGKCAGSQQTCTTRAGEMCMIRRTWYASEINKLLHAETTCMGSCKIEEKTSGYLTIHTYCCDFTDFCNDIGFPIVMT; translated from the exons ATGGAAAACCTACTGAAGCTGTGcctctttcttctctgctttgAAACAG GCTTCCCTGTACAGTGTGTGAAATGTAATTCTTACAAGAACGGAAAATGTGCTGGAAGTCAGCAGACGTGCACTACAAGAGCTGGTGAAATGTGTATGATACGCAGAACCTGGTATGCATCTGAAA TTAATAAACTGCTACATGCTGAGACTACGTGCATGGGATCCtgtaaaatagaagaaaaaacgtCTGGATATCTAACAATACATACCTACTGCTGTGATTTTACAGATTTCTGCAATGACATCGGTTTTCCAATCGTAATGACTTAG